The following are encoded together in the Salvia hispanica cultivar TCC Black 2014 chromosome 6, UniMelb_Shisp_WGS_1.0, whole genome shotgun sequence genome:
- the LOC125193242 gene encoding probable flavin-containing monooxygenase 1, with amino-acid sequence MEKRVAIVGAGISGLLACKYAVARGFTPVVFEEQEKVGGLWNHTIESTRLQNAKATFEFSDFPWPSSIEDMFPTNFKVVEYLESYAHSFGLLPYIKFNSKVMDMDYVGESEEGMRPWEFWGATGKAFGSKGKWILKVFNSKDNSTLEYEAEFVIICIGRFSGLPDIPKFAAGFGPEIFAGKVMHSMDYSAMDNAAAADFIKGKRVVIIGSGKTAVDTAFECAMANGSDHPCTMIQRTPHWALPDAFPWGINFGYFCATRFSELMVHKPGEGLLSSLIATLLKPLRWAMSKFVESYIRWKLPLKKYGMIPKESFLDEIAACQIYMLPETFYDKVENGSIVLQKSQNLTFCEDGLIIDNANHIKADIVIFATGYKGDEKLANIFKSPTFKNYIAGSRDSTIPLYRQIIHPRIPGVAAIGYSESASNLYSIEMRCKWMAYLLDEALQLPRIKEMEKDIGMWDKYLKRYAANGKYRRACIAGLHIWYNDQLCRDIGANPRRKKGFFTEMFQPYGLPDYNGITPAAS; translated from the exons ATGGAGAAACGAGTGGCCATCGTGGGCGCTGGAATCAGCGGGCTCCTGGCCTGCAAATACGCGGTGGCGAGAGGCTTCACTCCCGTGGTTTTCGAAGAGCAGGAGAAGGTGGGAGGGCTGTGGAATCACACCATTGAATCGACGAGGCTGCAGAATGCTAAGGCCACGTTTGAGTTCTCTGATTTCCCATGGCCTTCTTCTATTGAGGATATGTTTCCCACTAACTTTAAAGTGGTGGAATATCTTGAATCATATGCTCACAGCTTTGGATTATTACCTTACATAAAATTCAACTCCAAAGTGATGGACATGGATTATGTGGGGGAATCTGAAGAGGGGATGCGACCGTGGGAGTTTTGGGGTGCAACGGGAAAAGCTTTTGGATCCAAAGGAAAGTGGATTCTCAAGGTTTTCAACTCCAAGGATAATTCCACTCTG GAGTATGAAGCTGAATTTGTGATAATCTGCATCGGAAGATTCAGTGGTCTACCCGATATCCCAAAATTTGCTGCTGGATTTGGGCCTGAAATATTCGCAGGCAAAGTGATGCATTCCATGGATTACTCTGCAATGGACAACGCCGCCGCTGCCGACTTCATTAAAGGCAAAAGAGTTGTCATTATAGGCTCCGGCAAAACCGCAGTTGACACTGCATTCGAATGCGCCATGGCTAATG GAAGCGATCATCCCTGCACCATGATCCAGAGAACGCCGCATTGGGCGCTCCCCGATGCCTTCCCATGGGGCATCAACTTCGGTTACTTCTGCGCCACCCGTTTCTCCGAGCTCATGGTTCATAAACCAGGCGAAGGCCTCCTCTCCTCGCTCATCGCCACTTTGCTAAAACCCCTG CGATGGGCGATGAGCAAGTTCGTGGAGAGCTACATCAGATGGAAACTTCCCTTGAAAAAGTACGGAATGATTCCGAAAGAGAGCTTTCTCGATGAGATCGCCGCCTGCCAGATATACATGCTCCCGGAGACATTCTACGACAAGGTCGAAAACGGCAGCATCGTCCTCCAAAAATCGCAGAACCTCACCTTCTGCGAAGACGGCCTCATCATCGACAATGCTAATCACATAAAAGCAGACATAGTCATCTTCGCAACCGGGTACAAAGGCGACGAGAAGCTCGCGAACATCTTCAAATCTCCCACATTCAAGAACTACATCGCGGGATCTCGAGACTCCACCATCCCTCTCTACAGACAGATAATCCACCCTCGAATCCCGGGGGTGGCTGCGATAGGCTACTCTGAATCAGCGTCGAATCTGTACTCGATAGAGATGAGGTGCAAATGGATGGCGTACCTTCTCGATGAGGCGCTGCAGCTGCCGAGGATAaaggagatggagaaggaCATCGGGATGTGGGACAAATATTTGAAGAGATACGCAGCCAATGGGaaatatagaagagcatgTATTGCTGGATTGCATATATGGTATAATGATCAACTTTGTAGAGACATTGGGGCGAATCCGAGGAGGAAGAAGGGCTTTTTTACGGAGATGTTTCAGCCCTACGGTTTGCCGGATTACAATGGAATCACTCCGGCCGCTTCTtga
- the LOC125197533 gene encoding protein RGF1 INDUCIBLE TRANSCRIPTION FACTOR 1 codes for MGGEKPAWLEALYLQKFFEPCSIHDAAKKNEKNICCLDCCNSICPHCVLSHRSHRLLQIRRYVYHEVVRLEDLEKLLDCSNIQAYTINAAKVLFIKKRPQNRQFKGAANYCTSCDRSLQEPFIHCSLGCKVEFVLKHYYDLSQLLRVCKTLQLGPDFFIPQDIGDDETTNETPHSTVVDSSDEPLSSSSGSSGSHNMSFSCTGFVRKKRSGLYVCRRLANKIRGEDMATSMSRRKRVPHRSPLC; via the exons ATG GGAGGTGAGAAACCTGCATGGTTGGAGGCCCTGTATCTGCAGAAATTCTTCGAGCCTTGCTCAATTCACGACGCAGCAAAGAAGAATGAGAAGAATATATGCTGCTTGGATTGCTGCAACAGCATCTGCCCCCACTGCGTCCTCTCCCATCGCTCCCACCGCCTTCTGCAGATTCGCAGATACGTCTACCATGAGGTCGTCCGCTTGGAGGATCTTGAGAAGCTCCTGGACTGCTCCAACATCCag GCGTATACGATCAATGCTGCGAAGGTGTTGTTTATAAAGAAGAGACCTCAAAATAGGCAGTTCAAAGGGGCTGCAAACTACTGTACATCTTGTGATAGGAGCCTCCAAGAGCCTTTCATCCATTGCTCTCTCGGTTGCAAG GTCGAATTTGTGCTGAAGCACTACTATGATTTATCCCAATTGTTGAGAGTGTGCAAGACTCTCCAACTTGGTCCGGACTTCTTCATCCCTCAAGACATCGGCGACGATGAGACGACAAACGAGACACCCCATTCGACCGTGGTGGACAGTAGCGACGAGCCCCTGAGCTCATCATCGGGCTCATCAGGGTCCCACAACATGAGCTTCTCGTGCACCGGGTTcgtgaggaagaagaggagtgGGCTTTATGTGTGTAGAAGATTGGCTAATAAGATAAGGGGAGAGGACATGGCCACTAGCAtgagtagaaggaaaagagtTCCTCATAGGTCACCTTTGTGTTAG
- the LOC125195082 gene encoding protein FAR1-RELATED SEQUENCE 5-like — protein MAIVCGEKLGDRLEAPRLICGFNQFTTPEGDDDDDDDADSCMDDSISQDSIPKMGMEFETEAEAYDFYMNYAKATGFGTRKISAHKDPITGKALDVTFCCCKEGFRATDSRVVTVKRPRPEIRCGCKAMLKINCRYSGEFRIVKFVEEHNHDLCDPEQSYMFRCFRQLSNVQQTQVDDAQSCGLPPKKILDIMAKESGGIQHLGFTHIDLKNYLRTKRTSGIKQGDCGGVLQYLQRMISEDPHFYYAIQLDAEDLITNIFWTDGRMIQDFGHFGDVVCFDTTYRKHRDGRPIALFVGVNHHKQTVVFCAALLYDETIETFEWLFSAFEDAMMGKRPKTILTDQDQAMSAALASK, from the exons ATGGCGATTGTTTGTGGCGAGAAGCTCGGAGATCGGTTGGAGGCGCCTCGACTGATTTGTGGTTTTAACCAGTTTACAACACCAGAGGGCGACGATGACGATGACGATGACGCCGACTCAT gtATGGATGATTCTATATCACAAGACTCTATTCCTAAGATGGGAATGGAGTTTGAAACCGAAGCTGAGgcatatgatttttatatgaattatgCTAAAGCAACAGGATTTGGAACTCGAAAAATATCTGCTCATAAGGATCCAATTACAGGCAAGGCTTTGGACGTAACTTTTTGCTGTTGTAAAGAAGGTTTTAGAGCAACAGACAGTCGAGTTGTTACAGTGAAGAGACCTCGTCCTGAAATTAGGTGTGGATGTAAGGCTATGTTGAAAATCAACTGTAGATACAGTGGAGAGTTTCGTATTGTGAAATTTGTTGAAGAACACAATCATGATTTGTGTGATCCGGAACAGTCTTACATGTTTAGATGTTTCCGGCAATTGTCTAATGTTCAACAAACTCAAGTTGATGATGCTCAAAGTTGTGGGTTGCCTCCAAAGAAAATTCTGGATATAATGGCAAAAGAATCTGGTGGAATTCAACATCTTGGTTTCACTCATATTGATTTGAAGAATTATTTGAGAACTAAGAGGACTTCGGGGATTAAACAAGGTGATTGTGGAGGTGTGTTACAATATTTACAAAGGATGATAAGTGAGGATCCACACTTTTACTATGCAATACAGCTGGACGCGGAAGATCTAATTACCAATATATTTTGGACCGATGGTAGAATGATACAAGATTTTGGTCATTTTGGTGATGTTGTTTGCTTTGATACTACCTATAGAAAACATCGAGATGGTAGACCAATTGCTTTGTTCGTCGGCGTAAATCATCACAAACAAACAGTTGTGTTTTGTGCAGCACTATTATACGACGAAACAATTGAAACTTTTGAGTGGTTGTTTAGTGCATTTGAAGATGCCATGATGGGAAAACGACCAAAGACGATCTTAACTGATCAAGATCAAGCGATGAGCGCTGCTTTAGCTTCCAAGTGA